A region of the Gammaproteobacteria bacterium genome:
ATGATCCATCAAAAAACCAAACATTGGCATCATTGGAATTGCTACTTCTGTTACTTGACAGAATTCCCACTTTTACTTTGGCTTGCGGTTGAGAGACTACCGTCTCGTCATCATTTTTATCAATCGCTTTGTATTGACTCACAATGAAAACTATTACGGCAATAACTGCCAGAATAATTAATATCACTGCTTTATTAGAATTACCGCTATTCTGAAGACTGAGTTTCTTGACCTCCGGCACAAATTGTATTCCGTGTCCGTAAATCGACTTGATATATTCCTCTTCTTGAACGCTGTTCAGCGATTTCCGTAGTTTTGAGATGCATTGATCAATGGTGTTTTCAGTAACTACTCTTCCTTCCCAAACAAACTCAACCAAATCCTCTCTGGAAACCAGTTTGTTCGGATTTTCCAACAAATACAACAACAGCTGATAACTTTTTTTAGTTAAAGCGACCAGCTTATTTTCAAAAGACAGAGTCTTTTGTTCGTCATTTAAAGTAAAACCTGAGAATTTATAAAACACAAAATTTAATTCTAAGAAGCTAAATATTATCTTAGCTTATATTTTTACAAATCAAAAGCATCATTCCTTTTAAACTTGATAGAGAATGCCTTTATAGTCAGGGAATGCACTTTAAAAATTTAAAAAATGGAACATCCGAATACGAAATTAAATTTTGCGATATACATTTATGAAAATGTAGAAGTCCTCGATTTTGCCGCTCCCTTTGAAGTCTTTAGCACTGCCGGCCGATTCATCGAAACTGAAAAGAAACCGAGTGTATTCTTGGTAGCTGAACAACAAACTGCAGTTTCCGCTCGCGGTGGATTGGGAATTAATCCCAATTACTGTATATCAAAACACCCTGATGTCGATGTGCTTATCATTCCGGGCGGAATCCATAATGAGGAAATAAAAAAACAAAATGTTTTGGATTGGATAAAAGAACAATCCGAACAAGCGAGCTTAGTAGCTTCTGTTTGCACCGGAGCCTTTCTTTTGGCAGAAGCAAAAGTTTTAACCAACCAAAAAGTCACCACACACTGGGAAGATATTCCCGAGCTTAGGGAAAACTATCCAGATTTAACCGTTTTAGAGAATCAGAGATGGATTGACCAAGAAAAATTCATCACTTCCGCAGGGATTTCAGCAGGAATAGATATGAGTTTGTACATAGTAGGTCAGATTTATGGAATCAACATTGCAGAAAAAACCGCAAAACAAATGGAATATGA
Encoded here:
- a CDS encoding DJ-1/PfpI family protein; this translates as MEHPNTKLNFAIYIYENVEVLDFAAPFEVFSTAGRFIETEKKPSVFLVAEQQTAVSARGGLGINPNYCISKHPDVDVLIIPGGIHNEEIKKQNVLDWIKEQSEQASLVASVCTGAFLLAEAKVLTNQKVTTHWEDIPELRENYPDLTVLENQRWIDQEKFITSAGISAGIDMSLYIVGQIYGINIAEKTAKQMEYDWIKTS